A genome region from Natronobeatus ordinarius includes the following:
- a CDS encoding CobW family GTP-binding protein: MAVPVTVLCGGLGAGKTTLLTTLLEADDRDVAVVVNDVGEVNVDADLVEARTSLEEGEEVLALENGCICCSLGGELSRSVVRLWKAYDFDALVVEASGVSEPEPIAHQFVRGPAGGPYDLDTIVTVVDARRFHDAFADGDGEPVRQGPDEDGAKPLADLWLEQVEFCDLLVLNKCDLVSDAERERVVALLETLQPGAEIVTTEYGEVAPETLLETGRFDLTAARESAGWKQAVEAAADVDEHDHGSDDRHNDHDHDHGDSGHDHGHGHDHAHPPEQYGIEVDTYHRVRPFHPERFLELLADLPPELVRAKGLCWIAGRDRQAITMSTAGTETSLEVTGRWIASFSEQQQETYRKGQPDLPWDDDHGDREIRLALIGRSLDREALTARLDDSLVTDEELAADPSTFENPTPTAMGETMIVSTRESVESNSSD, translated from the coding sequence ATGGCAGTTCCCGTCACCGTCCTCTGTGGTGGCCTCGGCGCGGGGAAGACGACCCTGCTCACGACCCTGCTCGAGGCCGACGATCGCGACGTCGCCGTCGTCGTCAACGACGTCGGCGAGGTGAACGTCGACGCCGACCTCGTCGAAGCGCGCACCAGCCTCGAGGAAGGCGAAGAGGTGCTCGCCCTCGAGAACGGCTGCATCTGCTGCAGCCTCGGGGGCGAACTCTCCCGATCGGTCGTCCGCCTCTGGAAGGCGTACGACTTCGACGCGCTCGTCGTCGAGGCCTCGGGTGTGAGCGAGCCCGAACCGATCGCCCACCAGTTCGTCCGCGGCCCAGCCGGGGGGCCCTACGACCTCGACACGATCGTCACCGTCGTCGACGCCCGCCGGTTCCACGACGCCTTCGCCGACGGCGACGGCGAGCCCGTTCGGCAGGGTCCCGACGAGGACGGGGCGAAGCCGCTCGCCGACCTCTGGCTCGAGCAAGTCGAGTTCTGCGACCTCCTCGTGCTCAACAAGTGCGACCTCGTGAGCGACGCCGAACGCGAGCGCGTGGTGGCGCTGCTCGAAACCCTCCAGCCAGGTGCAGAAATCGTGACGACCGAGTACGGCGAGGTGGCGCCGGAGACGCTGCTCGAGACCGGCCGGTTCGACCTCACGGCCGCCCGTGAGTCGGCGGGCTGGAAGCAGGCGGTCGAGGCGGCCGCGGACGTGGACGAGCACGACCATGGGTCGGACGATCGTCACAACGATCACGACCACGACCACGGGGACAGTGGCCACGACCACGGTCACGGCCACGACCACGCACATCCGCCGGAGCAGTACGGTATCGAGGTCGACACCTACCACCGAGTCCGGCCGTTTCATCCCGAACGCTTCCTCGAGTTGCTCGCCGACCTGCCGCCCGAACTCGTCCGCGCGAAGGGGCTGTGCTGGATCGCCGGTCGTGACCGCCAGGCCATCACGATGAGTACCGCCGGCACCGAGACCAGCCTCGAGGTCACCGGCCGCTGGATCGCCAGCTTCTCCGAGCAACAACAGGAGACCTACCGGAAGGGCCAGCCGGACCTCCCCTGGGACGACGACCACGGCGACCGAGAGATCCGCCTCGCGCTCATCGGCCGAAGCCTCGACCGTGAGGCGCTGACGGCCCGCCTCGACGACAGTCTCGTTACCGACGAGGAACTCGCGGCCGACCCGTCGACGTTCGAGAACCCGACGCCGACGGCGATGGGCGAGACGATGATAGTTTCGACGCGAGAGTCGGTGGAGTCGAACTCGAGCGATTGA
- a CDS encoding GTP-binding protein translates to MSDDAIPVTVLSGSLGAGKTTVLNHVLTADHGLEVAVVVNDMGEVNVDAEHVAQQTDLDGDEEIVELSNGCICCRLRGDMLEEVGRLAERREFEYLLVESSGISEPIPVAQTFTLGFEDADFDPTGTYELDTMVTVVDAFSFWESFDAGGALTSGQLTAEAGRVPEEVLVDQIEFCDVLVLNKCDLVPDDALEEIEAVLERLQPQATLVRTEFGDVDPGEILGTGRFDFATARQSAGWKHELQHDHHHDPLEEHGVTSFVYERDRPFHPERIASLLPHLPDELIRAKGFFWSAGREDVAMGLDKAGTSVRAGPAGEWLATLPEATREQYFAVRPGLEEDWDEEWGDRLTRLVFIGREFDADALIDRLDDCLLTDAELADDWERYPDPFEPQDRRELALSNE, encoded by the coding sequence ATGAGCGACGACGCCATCCCGGTGACCGTCCTGAGCGGCAGCCTCGGCGCCGGCAAGACGACCGTGCTGAATCACGTGCTGACCGCAGACCACGGCCTCGAGGTGGCGGTCGTGGTCAACGACATGGGCGAGGTGAACGTCGACGCCGAACACGTCGCCCAGCAGACCGACCTCGACGGCGACGAGGAGATCGTCGAGCTCTCGAACGGCTGCATCTGCTGTCGGCTGCGCGGGGACATGCTCGAGGAAGTGGGCCGACTCGCCGAGCGACGGGAGTTCGAGTACCTGCTGGTCGAATCGTCGGGGATCTCAGAACCGATCCCCGTCGCCCAGACGTTCACGCTCGGGTTCGAGGACGCGGACTTCGACCCCACGGGGACGTACGAACTCGACACGATGGTAACCGTGGTCGACGCGTTCAGCTTTTGGGAGTCATTCGACGCCGGTGGGGCGCTGACGAGCGGCCAACTGACGGCCGAGGCCGGGCGCGTCCCCGAGGAAGTGCTCGTAGACCAGATCGAGTTCTGCGACGTTCTCGTGCTCAACAAGTGCGACCTCGTCCCCGACGACGCCCTCGAGGAGATCGAGGCCGTCCTCGAGCGACTGCAGCCACAGGCGACGCTCGTCCGGACGGAGTTCGGTGACGTCGATCCCGGAGAGATTCTGGGAACGGGCAGGTTCGACTTCGCGACGGCCAGACAGTCGGCGGGCTGGAAGCACGAACTCCAGCACGACCACCACCACGACCCGCTGGAAGAACACGGCGTGACGTCGTTCGTCTACGAACGCGATCGGCCGTTCCACCCCGAGCGAATCGCCTCGCTCCTCCCTCACCTTCCCGACGAGCTGATCCGCGCGAAGGGCTTCTTCTGGAGCGCCGGCCGAGAAGACGTCGCGATGGGACTCGACAAGGCGGGGACGTCGGTTCGAGCGGGGCCCGCAGGGGAGTGGCTCGCGACCCTGCCCGAGGCCACGCGCGAGCAGTACTTCGCCGTCCGGCCCGGCCTCGAGGAAGACTGGGACGAGGAGTGGGGTGACCGGCTGACCCGGCTGGTGTTCATCGGCCGTGAGTTCGACGCCGACGCGCTGATCGACCGGCTGGACGACTGTCTGCTCACCGACGCCGAGCTGGCCGACGACTGGGAGCGCTATCCCGATCCGTTCGAACCGCAAGACCGACGTGAACTCGCGCTCTCGAACGAGTAA
- a CDS encoding CopG family ribbon-helix-helix protein, with protein MPVVSVSMPADLIERLDEFADEHGYTGRSEVVREGARILLEEFEDERLEDRPLAGVVSVRYSYGTNGVERRVTRLRHEHEAQLTSNVHSHVGDSCLELFVLEGSLEDVSAFVGRARSIEDVASVEYTVIPLDTVEGDADG; from the coding sequence ATGCCCGTCGTCAGCGTCTCGATGCCGGCCGACTTGATCGAACGACTCGACGAGTTCGCCGACGAACACGGCTACACCGGACGGAGCGAGGTCGTCCGCGAGGGAGCACGGATCCTGCTCGAGGAGTTCGAGGACGAGCGACTCGAGGATCGCCCGCTCGCAGGGGTCGTAAGCGTTCGCTACAGCTACGGGACCAACGGCGTCGAGCGTCGGGTCACTCGGTTGCGCCACGAACACGAAGCGCAACTCACCTCGAACGTCCACAGCCACGTCGGCGACTCCTGTCTGGAACTGTTCGTCCTCGAGGGATCACTCGAGGACGTCTCGGCGTTCGTCGGTCGGGCCCGATCGATCGAGGACGTCGCGTCCGTCGAGTACACGGTGATTCCGCTGGACACCGTGGAGGGGGACGCGGACGGCTGA
- a CDS encoding FAD/NAD(P)-binding protein, with product MTPNDRSTPLACAIVGGGIHGTYLSQRLLEDGGLDRDEIAIVDPHDRLLESFRRKARACEMDELRSTFVHHVGTEPFGLESFAEARDREDELRPTPGYPRRPSLSLFLDYADYVIDGNGLDELHRRAAVETIRERADGGLVLETDEGPIRARHCALAIGHGGRYRVPAWAESVEGIDHVWDGFDPDEPAAETVVVGGGITAGQLATCLAERESVTLLARHPFEREITEADPRWINWNHVASHLHVHPPGSQARLRVVRDARNDATVPPYVHDRIEAAVDAGRLTVRRGEVESARAVDDSVRLVLADGGCLETDRVVLATGFAPVFDHPFVERVADELGLERGYRGMPVLEDRTLAWRRVDGDPSSVFVTGALAAGTVGPLAGNVAGARRAAERIAATLERRRLDAVAGSNYSIR from the coding sequence ATGACCCCGAACGATCGATCCACGCCGCTTGCGTGTGCCATCGTCGGCGGCGGGATCCACGGGACGTACCTGAGCCAGCGACTGCTCGAGGACGGGGGGCTCGACCGCGATGAGATCGCGATCGTCGACCCGCACGACCGGCTACTCGAGTCGTTTCGACGCAAGGCTCGGGCGTGTGAGATGGACGAACTGCGATCGACGTTCGTCCACCACGTCGGCACCGAGCCGTTCGGACTCGAGAGTTTCGCGGAGGCCCGCGACCGCGAGGACGAACTCCGACCGACGCCGGGCTATCCCCGACGGCCGTCGCTGTCGCTCTTTCTCGACTACGCCGACTACGTGATCGACGGCAACGGGCTCGACGAACTCCACCGGCGAGCCGCCGTCGAGACGATCCGAGAGAGAGCGGACGGTGGACTCGTCCTCGAGACCGACGAGGGGCCGATCCGGGCGCGCCACTGTGCCCTCGCAATCGGCCACGGCGGCCGCTATCGCGTGCCCGCGTGGGCCGAGAGCGTCGAGGGGATCGACCACGTCTGGGACGGCTTCGACCCCGACGAACCCGCCGCGGAGACGGTCGTCGTCGGGGGCGGGATCACGGCGGGCCAGCTCGCCACCTGCCTGGCCGAGCGCGAGTCGGTGACGTTGCTGGCGCGTCACCCCTTCGAACGAGAGATCACCGAGGCCGATCCGCGCTGGATCAACTGGAACCACGTCGCGAGCCACCTCCACGTCCACCCACCGGGTTCGCAGGCCCGCCTCCGCGTCGTCAGGGACGCCCGCAACGACGCCACCGTCCCGCCGTACGTCCACGACCGGATCGAAGCGGCCGTCGACGCCGGCCGCCTCACGGTCAGACGCGGCGAGGTCGAGTCGGCCCGCGCGGTCGACGACAGTGTGCGGCTGGTCCTCGCCGACGGCGGCTGTCTCGAGACCGACCGCGTCGTCCTCGCCACCGGTTTCGCCCCCGTCTTCGACCACCCGTTCGTCGAGCGAGTCGCCGACGAGCTCGGCCTCGAGCGCGGCTACCGCGGAATGCCCGTCCTCGAGGATCGGACGCTCGCCTGGCGACGAGTCGACGGCGACCCCTCGAGCGTGTTCGTCACCGGCGCGCTCGCGGCCGGGACGGTGGGCCCGCTCGCCGGGAACGTCGCCGGGGCGCGACGGGCGGCCGAGCGGATCGCGGCGACGCTCGAGCGCCGCCGACTCGACGCGGTCGCCGGTTCGAACTATAGTATTCGTTGA